One window of Triticum dicoccoides isolate Atlit2015 ecotype Zavitan chromosome 5A, WEW_v2.0, whole genome shotgun sequence genomic DNA carries:
- the LOC119302933 gene encoding wall-associated receptor kinase 3-like, protein MKLPAAALLPFLLQLSLVAAAAAQVTGAAPGCPTICAGVSVPYPFGIREGCYLEGFNLTCDRTSGQERLLIGGAGSTLEVMEISLVNSTVRVRNTAGAVQLEGSRVSGPTRAVGRWGGLGAGAGGGPFVVSALLNRFVLTGCNVLAKLIGDRDNVIVGCSAFCAVTDGLDNTVSAEDVAECAGVGCCKTPITIGRPYYRVNFTGMDPAQEMDSLLREALVRVAETDWFGTSAARANSSRGAAMPLVLEWVVDSKRLRQAEDPPGWAATGCPNDAGTSECRSSHSSCSNVTNNYRTGYVCRCKDGYQGNPYLAGAGGCQDVDECAQPDKFMCSGVCTNTPGGYHCVCPPRSRGNPRIRDGCVKSSLSLGLSIGIGIGSGAALLFLVLGAIFVTQKLKRQRAKVSKQKFFQQNRGHLLEQLVSQKADIAERMIIPLVELEKATNNFDKAREIGGGRHGMVYKGIMSDLHVVAIKKSKVAIQKEIDEFINEVAILSQINHRNVVKLFGCCLETEVPLLVYEFISNRTLYHHLHVEEPEASLPWVERLRIATETARALAYLHSAVSFPIVHRDIKSQNILLDGTLIAKVSDFGASRCIPLDQTGDETAIQGTFGYLDPMYCYSGQLTEESDVYSFGVLLMELLTRKKPCSYRSSGEKSLVAYFTSLLAEGDLSSVLDPQVMMEGGKKIEEVIMLAAACVRMEGGQRPTMRQVEMTLESLQVPHENVVMGVIDAQGYTMIEGGSTEEVSRQYSREEEYLFSSRCPR, encoded by the exons ATGAAGCTTCCGGCGGCGGCCCTGTTGCCCTTTCTGTTGCAGCTCTCCCTCGTGGCCGCGGCCGCGGCTCAGGTCACCGGAGCTGCGCCGGGCTGCCCGACCATCTGCGCTGGCGTGAGCGTGCCGTACCCATTCGGCATCAGGGAAGGGTGCTACTTGGAGGGCTTCAACCTCACCTGCGACCGGACGAGCGGCCAAGAGCGGCTGCTCATCGGCGGCGCCGGGAGCACCCTCGAGGTCATGGAGATCTCGCTGGTCAACTCCACGGTGCGCGTCAGGAACACCGCTGGCGCCGTGCAGCTCGAGGGCAGCAGGGTAAGCGGCCCTACCCGAGCCGTCGGCAGGTGGGGCGGCcttggcgccggcgccggcggcggcccgTTCGTGGTGTCGGCGTTGCTCAACAGGTTCGTGCTCACCGGGTGCAACGTGCTGGCCAAGCTGATCGGGGACAGGGACAACGTCATCGTCGGCTGCTCCGCCTTCTGCGCCGTCACCGACGGGTTGGACAACACCGTCTCCGCCGAGGACGTCGCCGAGTGCGCCGGCGTCGGCTGCTGCAAGACGCCCATCACCATCGGCCGTCCCTACTACCGCGTCAATTTCACGGGGATGGACCCGGCCCAGGAGATGGACTCGTTACTGCGTGAAGCTCTGGTGCGCGTCGCCGAGACGGACTGGTTCGGCACGTCGGCCGCGCGCGCCAACTCCTCCCGCGGGGCGGCGATGCCCCTGGTGCTGGAGTGGGTGGTGGACTCCAAGCGGCTCCGGCAAGCTGAGGATCCCCCGGGGTGGGCGGCGACGGGCTGCCCCAATGACGCGGGGACGAGCGAGTGCCGGAGCAGCCACAGCTCATGCAGCAATGTCACCAACAACTACCGCACTGGCTACGTGTGCCGGTGCAAGGACGGGTACCAGGGCAACCCATacctcgccggcgccggcggaTGCCAAGACGTCGACGAGTGCGCGCAGCctgataagttcatgtgctccggcGTATGCACCAACACGCCCGGAGGGTACCACTGCGTGTGTCCGCCCCGCTCCCGTGGCAACCCTCGGATCAGAGATGGCTGTGTCAAATCATCTCTAAGTCTAG GTTTAAGTATCGGCATAGGAATCGGCAGTGGTGCCGCCCTTCTTTTCTTGGTGCTTGGTGCCATTTTTGTGACCCAGAAGCTGAAGCGTCAAAGGGCAAAAGTATCCAAGCAGAAATTCTTTCAGCAAAACAGGGGACATCTACTAGAGCAATTGGTGTCGCAGAAGGCAGACATAGCTGAGAGGATGATCATCCCCTTGGTGGAGCTCGAGAAGGCCACCAACAACTTCGACAAAGCTCGTGAGATCGGTGGAGGACGGCATGGCATGGTGTACAAAGGGATCATGTCAGACCTTCACGTCGTGGCGATCAAGAAGTCCAAGGTCGCAATCCAGAAGGAAATCGATGAGTTCATCAACGAGGTGGCAATCCTCTCGCAGATAAATCATCGGAACGTGGTGAAGCTCTTCGGGTGCTGCCTCGAGACAGAGGTGCCGTTGCTAGTATACGAGTTCATCTCCAACAGGACACTTTACCATCACCTTCATGTCGAAGAACCTGAAGCTTCATTGCCATGGGTAGAGCGGCTAAGAATTGCAACAGAGACCGCAAGAGCTCTCGCGTATCTTCACTCGGCTGTGTCATTCCCTATAGTCCACAGGGATATCAAGTCTCAAAACATTCTGTTAGATGGCACTCTCATAGCAAAGGTGTCAGATTTTGGAGCTTCAAGGTGCATCCCGCTAGATCAAACAGGGGATGAAACCGCCATTCAAGGGACATTTGGGTACCTAGACCCTATGTATTGCTACTCAGGACAGCTCACCGAGGAGAGCGATGTTTATAGCTTCGGCGTGCTCCTAATGGAGCTGCTCACCAGGAAAAAACCATGCTCATATCGATcatccggggagaaaagcctcgtcGCCTATTTCACCAGTTTGCTAGCAGAAGGTGACCTCTCAAGTGTGTTAGACCCTCAGGTCATGATGGAAGGTGGCAAAAAGATTGAAGAAGTAATTATGTTGGCAGCGGCATGCGTCAGGATGGAAGGAGGTCAACGACCAACCATGAGGCAAGTGGAGATGACACTCGAGAGTCTTCAAGTACCCCATGAAAATGTTGTGATGGGTGTTATTGATGCACAAGGTTATACAATGATTGAAGGCGGAAGCACGGAGGAGGTTAGCAGACAATATAGCCGGGAAGAAGAATATTTGTTCTCATCAAGGTGCCCGCGGTAG